In Leptospiraceae bacterium, one DNA window encodes the following:
- the lpxD gene encoding UDP-3-O-(3-hydroxymyristoyl)glucosamine N-acyltransferase — protein sequence MKISADEIIQDFKETGILQLIRGGKIIAENISSAEDCKKGDLVFVDNKKYIDSVLKNSPSVVITNSDLKDSFPETEISSLIVASNLGLAHALIRQKYADRNFRDTEEWGKVHPNSVVHPTAKIHESVIVGPCAVIGKNVFIGKNSVIMANVVIEYDVKIGEDCILYPGVYVGYECIIGNRVTIKPGSIIGSEGYGFAQDKEKKSYRIPQTGKVILEDDVLVGANNCIDRAAYGQTIIGNGTKMDNLCHIAHNVQTGKDCLLTAGLVVAGSTKIGNRMIASGQAGILDHLTIADDVVLVQRAGVTSDIKEPGIYAGLPTLPLSDYMKTTAIFRKLPDLKKEISDIKKRISDLEKK from the coding sequence ATGAAAATTTCAGCAGACGAGATAATACAAGACTTTAAAGAAACAGGGATCTTGCAACTGATTAGAGGGGGCAAGATAATTGCAGAAAATATTTCTTCTGCGGAAGATTGTAAAAAAGGGGACTTGGTTTTTGTTGATAATAAAAAATATATCGACTCAGTTTTAAAAAATTCTCCCTCAGTGGTAATCACTAATTCAGATTTAAAGGATAGTTTTCCTGAAACTGAAATTTCCTCTCTAATTGTAGCTTCCAATCTCGGACTTGCACATGCACTTATACGCCAAAAATATGCAGATCGAAATTTTAGAGATACCGAAGAATGGGGGAAAGTTCACCCAAACTCAGTCGTTCATCCCACTGCCAAAATTCACGAATCTGTAATCGTTGGTCCTTGTGCCGTTATCGGTAAAAATGTTTTCATTGGAAAAAATTCAGTTATCATGGCAAATGTTGTGATTGAATACGATGTAAAAATTGGTGAAGATTGTATTTTGTATCCAGGAGTTTATGTTGGATACGAATGCATCATCGGAAATCGAGTTACCATAAAACCGGGAAGTATCATAGGCTCAGAGGGTTATGGCTTTGCACAAGACAAAGAGAAAAAAAGTTATCGTATCCCTCAAACAGGGAAGGTAATCTTGGAAGATGATGTATTGGTAGGAGCAAATAATTGTATTGATAGAGCTGCTTATGGACAAACCATTATAGGGAATGGTACAAAAATGGATAATCTTTGCCACATAGCGCATAACGTCCAAACCGGAAAAGATTGTCTATTGACAGCAGGGCTTGTAGTCGCTGGCTCTACAAAGATTGGGAACAGAATGATTGCAAGCGGTCAGGCAGGAATTTTAGACCATTTAACTATTGCAGATGATGTTGTTCTTGTTCAAAGAGCTGGTGTTACGTCTGACATTAAAGAACCCGGAATCTATGCTGGTCTTCCAACCCTGCCTCTCTCGGATTACATGAAAACTACTGCGATTTTCAGAAAACTACCGGATTTGAAAAAAGAAATTTCAGACATAAAAAAAAGAATTTCTGATTTAGAAAAAAAATAA
- a CDS encoding DUF1564 family protein: MNPQKFTETQSSLLVPAKYMDEFNRRTTGFSRRKYLHALLNRYRNVILWGTFEKMERVKKAYQEVGQNLQKKNFTPNNEDWIELGILADWLGTTKTALFTLLLVLDLAEWDIILPSRFFENGVPTPVTTIAGGAYLSKRKTTRYNRLKRHKPDEKEAKTPNLL; this comes from the coding sequence ATGAACCCACAAAAATTTACAGAAACACAATCGAGCTTGCTTGTTCCGGCAAAATATATGGACGAGTTTAATAGGAGAACAACGGGTTTTTCGAGACGAAAATATTTGCACGCACTGTTGAATAGATACAGAAATGTGATTCTTTGGGGGACTTTTGAGAAGATGGAGAGGGTCAAAAAGGCTTACCAAGAAGTCGGACAGAATTTGCAGAAGAAGAATTTTACCCCGAATAACGAAGACTGGATTGAGCTTGGGATTCTTGCAGACTGGCTTGGCACCACAAAGACCGCTCTTTTTACTCTTTTGTTAGTGCTTGACCTTGCCGAATGGGACATAATTCTCCCCAGCCGATTCTTCGAGAATGGAGTTCCCACCCCGGTAACCACGATTGCGGGGGGAGCTTACCTTTCCAAGAGAAAAACTACTCGCTACAATAGGCTAAAACGACACAAACCCGACGAAAAAGAAGCAAAAACCCCTAACCTACTTTAA
- a CDS encoding transposase — MKKEEPAKTMVFGKKINNGRFPMNKQNKSQSSDQSQKMSLNYFRTYAVTEIERFVRESAVKLNSRKIADRNFWAIMVDGIHIGGDVVVVILGVDTLGEKHFLSISQGSTENTEVVLSCLDQLRERGILFTEKVVAVIDGSKALKKALENHFDNQVVIQRCLNHKSWNVESKLAKKYHFEFKEKLRQAYGLNDYDEAKREFENLHN, encoded by the coding sequence TTGAAAAAAGAGGAACCAGCCAAAACTATGGTTTTTGGCAAAAAAATAAATAATGGAAGGTTCCCAATGAACAAACAAAACAAATCTCAATCCTCTGATCAATCACAAAAAATGAGTCTAAATTATTTTCGTACATATGCTGTGACTGAAATAGAACGTTTCGTGCGTGAAAGCGCCGTTAAACTGAATTCGAGAAAAATAGCAGACCGAAATTTTTGGGCCATAATGGTTGATGGCATCCACATTGGAGGTGATGTAGTCGTTGTTATTCTTGGTGTTGATACGTTAGGCGAGAAGCATTTTCTATCGATTTCTCAAGGTTCTACCGAAAATACAGAAGTAGTTCTTTCTTGTCTTGATCAGTTACGAGAAAGAGGAATCCTCTTTACTGAAAAGGTTGTTGCGGTAATCGATGGATCAAAGGCACTTAAGAAAGCTCTGGAAAATCATTTTGATAATCAGGTTGTCATCCAAAGATGTTTGAATCATAAATCATGGAACGTTGAATCAAAATTGGCAAAAAAATATCACTTCGAATTCAAGGAAAAACTTCGCCAGGCGTATGGACTCAATGACTATGATGAAGCAAAACGAGAATTCGAAAATCTTCATAATTAG